One Oceanicoccus sagamiensis genomic region harbors:
- a CDS encoding efflux RND transporter periplasmic adaptor subunit, giving the protein MNIKWLPLSLSLISPAIMAQGDANYLDAMSCMIEPSMRVDVSSAVPGVIDKLDLQVGDTVKQGGKLFSLRSGVEAASVEMAKVRVEFAKRQMQRNDEMFKENLISSHERDEFETEYQLALKELKYAEEVHDLRMITSSINGVIIDRFMDPGEYVEDAPVISLANIELLKIELVLPYESFGTIAKDSVLTIYPEAPVNGSYEASISMIDPIIDAASGTYRIRAALLNTDSKIPAGIKCRAAL; this is encoded by the coding sequence TTGAATATAAAATGGTTGCCCCTTAGTTTGTCCTTAATCAGCCCTGCCATCATGGCTCAGGGTGATGCCAATTATTTAGATGCTATGAGCTGTATGATCGAGCCCAGTATGCGCGTCGATGTTAGCAGCGCGGTGCCCGGTGTTATCGATAAACTGGACCTGCAAGTGGGTGATACGGTAAAGCAGGGTGGCAAGTTATTTTCACTCCGCTCTGGGGTTGAAGCTGCCAGCGTTGAAATGGCAAAAGTGCGGGTTGAATTTGCCAAGCGGCAAATGCAAAGAAATGACGAGATGTTTAAGGAAAACCTGATCTCCAGCCATGAGCGTGATGAATTTGAAACCGAATACCAGCTGGCATTAAAAGAGCTTAAATATGCCGAAGAGGTACATGATCTTAGAATGATTACCAGCTCAATTAACGGTGTGATTATTGACCGCTTTATGGACCCTGGTGAGTATGTAGAAGATGCCCCGGTTATTTCCCTGGCCAATATTGAGCTATTAAAAATCGAATTGGTTTTACCCTATGAGAGTTTTGGCACCATCGCCAAAGACAGTGTATTAACTATTTACCCTGAGGCTCCGGTAAATGGCAGCTATGAAGCAAGCATCAGTATGATTGACCCGATAATTGATGCTGCCAGTGGTACCTACCGAATCCGTGCCGCGCTGTTAAATACCGATAGTAAAATTCCCGCGGGTATTAAATGCCGGGCAGCCTTATAG
- a CDS encoding MarC family protein, whose amino-acid sequence MENFLAAFIFFFAVIDPIGTVPVFIAVTRSFEESIKRKIALKATLFSAIILLFFVVAGEFILTAIGISLSAFQIAGGIVLFLFALTMIFGESKPEEECAMVETSSTDTAIFPLAIPSIASPGAMLAAVLLTENSKYNFLEQSITVAAMLSVLVVVLVFLFAGSAIHRLIGDSGASLISRVMGLILASIAVSSVLEGVKTYFAL is encoded by the coding sequence ATGGAAAACTTTCTAGCGGCGTTTATTTTCTTTTTTGCGGTGATTGACCCCATCGGCACAGTGCCAGTGTTTATTGCGGTTACTCGCTCCTTTGAAGAAAGTATCAAGCGAAAGATTGCCTTAAAGGCCACATTGTTCTCGGCCATTATTCTGTTGTTCTTTGTGGTTGCCGGTGAGTTTATTCTGACTGCTATCGGTATCAGTTTGTCGGCGTTTCAAATAGCCGGCGGTATTGTGCTTTTTCTCTTTGCTCTGACGATGATATTTGGTGAGAGTAAACCCGAGGAAGAGTGTGCCATGGTTGAGACCAGCTCAACTGATACCGCTATTTTTCCTTTGGCTATCCCTTCTATAGCCAGTCCCGGTGCTATGTTGGCGGCGGTATTGCTCACTGAAAATAGTAAATACAACTTTCTGGAACAATCGATAACCGTTGCAGCGATGTTGTCGGTATTAGTGGTGGTATTAGTATTTTTATTTGCTGGCAGTGCAATCCATCGTTTAATTGGTGATAGCGGCGCGAGCCTGATCAGTCGTGTTATGGGCTTAATTTTAGCGTCAATCGCCGTTTCCAGTGTGCTTGAAGGGGTTAAAACTTACTTTGCGCTATAA
- a CDS encoding response regulator, with the protein MNKSNPVNVLVGDDHQVIFQGIETMLNNHSIINDLDYAASIDEISSRLSENKYDLLLLDLNINGINSLDHVEAFRGIIEDLKIIIFSSYNNKKLIDKASDLNTNGYLLKNTDQDSFQSAIEKVINGGTVFDQELKITDSPSDDIEQYANLEELSKREKELAALIIAGNNEQEIADLLFISKNTVRTHKKNIFRKLNVSGTFGLIKYIQANNEVF; encoded by the coding sequence ATGAATAAGTCCAATCCAGTCAACGTCCTTGTCGGTGACGATCACCAGGTGATCTTCCAAGGCATTGAAACCATGCTCAATAATCACAGCATTATCAATGACCTTGATTACGCGGCTTCCATCGATGAAATCAGCTCTCGGCTCAGCGAAAATAAGTACGACCTGCTATTACTGGATCTGAATATCAATGGCATCAACTCCTTAGATCATGTTGAAGCCTTCCGAGGTATTATTGAAGACTTAAAAATTATCATTTTTTCATCCTATAACAATAAAAAACTGATCGATAAAGCCAGTGACTTGAATACCAATGGCTACCTGTTGAAAAACACCGACCAGGACAGTTTTCAATCGGCGATTGAGAAAGTCATCAATGGCGGCACGGTGTTCGATCAGGAGCTAAAAATCACTGACAGTCCCAGCGATGATATTGAGCAATATGCGAATTTAGAAGAGCTCTCCAAGCGAGAAAAAGAACTGGCTGCCCTTATTATCGCCGGCAACAATGAACAGGAAATTGCTGACCTGTTATTTATCAGTAAAAATACTGTCAGAACCCATAAGAAAAATATTTTCAGAAAACTCAATGTCAGTGGAACCTTTGGCCTGATTAAATATATCCAGGCGAATAACGAGGTATTTTAA
- a CDS encoding 4a-hydroxytetrahydrobiopterin dehydratase: MSEIAALSDTEVQARLESHNEWALQGSKLYRRLVFEDFVHAFGFMTQIAIVAEKIDHHPEWANVYRTVDIYLTTHEAGGVSERDFELLEKIEHLIGDR, translated from the coding sequence ATGAGTGAGATTGCCGCATTAAGTGATACCGAAGTACAAGCCAGATTGGAATCACATAACGAGTGGGCCTTACAGGGCAGTAAACTCTATCGTCGTCTGGTTTTTGAAGACTTTGTACATGCCTTTGGCTTTATGACCCAAATCGCCATCGTGGCAGAAAAAATCGATCACCACCCGGAGTGGGCCAATGTCTACCGCACCGTAGATATTTACCTGACCACCCATGAGGCGGGCGGTGTCAGCGAAAGGGATTTTGAATTACTGGAAAAAATTGAACACCTAATCGGTGATCGTTAA
- a CDS encoding pyrroloquinoline quinone-dependent dehydrogenase, protein MPTIFPNTVLTLFLSILLLIDNHSHASGWDTWGADKAGSRYSNLQQINRETIDRLQPVWQYQTGAVASHSQIENENAGFQVNPILLPKEAGQHLVTCTPFNRIVAIDPVNGAERWTFDPQTVIHGYGNKNDPRGKKSVPYSKCRGVSFWQDKESKDKQAHCSQRIISGTNDLKIIAIDAISGKVCEDFGVQGVVNAEPLAMAKQPAWPGEVKFYQPPAIINDTLVIGTSVRDNHRVNAPSGAIRAFSVRSGELLWQFDPIPRDPNDPEYQNWDPKAATETGGANTWGGISVDEQRDLVFLPTSGPSVDFYGGNRPGDNRYSDSIVALRGSTGEVVWHFQLIHHDVWDYDVGAQPVLVELSKEGEPFPAVIQATKTGMIYIFHRETGTPYFPIEERAVPQDGVPGELLSPTQPFPTAPPPLVPHGSSKDDFWAPLKGKCEEKYGSARFGPIFTPPSLEGTIVEPSTAGGINWGSVAIDKTNKILVTNVNRAQHFVQLIPNEKISSKADDSGEFKVGEPRPLHGTPYHLKQGPVMSPYYAPCTEPPWAELVAVDIEQGKILWQSPLGTLDKLAPVPIPLKWGTPTFGGPMVTAGGLVFIGATADNRIRAFDLSTGEEVWEFELATGAFTLPMSYEINGVQYIVVAAGGHPFIYRRPGDFITAFALGEPQSVWDRLLKLFN, encoded by the coding sequence ATGCCTACAATATTCCCTAATACGGTTTTAACACTGTTTTTATCGATACTTTTACTCATTGATAACCATAGTCATGCTTCTGGCTGGGATACTTGGGGGGCGGATAAAGCAGGCAGTCGTTACTCCAACCTGCAACAAATCAATCGTGAAACCATCGACCGCCTGCAACCGGTCTGGCAATACCAGACAGGAGCCGTGGCCAGCCACTCCCAAATAGAGAACGAAAACGCCGGCTTTCAGGTCAATCCTATTTTACTACCTAAGGAAGCGGGCCAACATCTGGTGACATGCACACCCTTTAATCGCATTGTCGCCATCGATCCGGTCAACGGAGCAGAACGCTGGACCTTTGATCCGCAAACCGTCATCCATGGCTATGGTAATAAAAATGATCCCCGTGGAAAAAAATCGGTGCCCTATAGCAAATGTCGCGGCGTATCTTTTTGGCAGGATAAAGAGAGTAAGGATAAACAAGCACACTGTAGTCAGCGAATTATTTCCGGCACCAACGATTTAAAAATTATTGCCATCGACGCGATCAGCGGCAAAGTATGTGAAGATTTTGGTGTCCAGGGAGTGGTCAATGCCGAGCCCCTGGCTATGGCCAAACAACCCGCCTGGCCCGGCGAAGTAAAGTTCTACCAGCCACCGGCCATTATTAATGACACCCTGGTGATTGGCACCTCAGTCAGGGATAACCATCGGGTTAACGCCCCTTCCGGGGCCATCCGCGCCTTTAGCGTTCGCAGCGGTGAATTGCTCTGGCAATTTGACCCCATACCCCGTGATCCCAACGACCCTGAATACCAGAACTGGGATCCCAAAGCCGCCACCGAAACCGGTGGGGCCAATACCTGGGGAGGTATAAGTGTTGATGAGCAGCGAGATCTGGTATTCCTCCCCACCTCCGGCCCTTCGGTGGACTTCTACGGTGGTAACCGCCCCGGCGATAACCGGTATTCGGACTCCATCGTTGCATTGCGAGGCAGTACTGGCGAGGTGGTCTGGCACTTCCAGCTTATCCATCACGATGTCTGGGACTACGATGTAGGGGCACAGCCGGTACTGGTTGAACTGAGCAAAGAGGGCGAACCCTTCCCTGCAGTTATTCAGGCCACCAAAACGGGGATGATTTATATCTTCCACCGTGAAACCGGTACTCCCTATTTCCCGATAGAAGAGCGAGCGGTTCCTCAGGACGGTGTGCCTGGCGAACTGCTATCGCCGACTCAACCCTTCCCCACAGCCCCGCCACCACTGGTCCCACACGGTTCCTCCAAGGACGACTTCTGGGCGCCACTGAAAGGCAAATGCGAAGAGAAATACGGCTCTGCCCGCTTTGGCCCCATTTTTACCCCTCCTAGCTTGGAGGGCACCATCGTAGAACCCTCCACAGCTGGCGGGATTAATTGGGGCAGTGTCGCGATCGATAAGACCAATAAAATACTGGTCACCAACGTCAACCGGGCCCAGCATTTTGTGCAACTGATACCCAATGAGAAGATCAGCAGCAAGGCTGATGACAGCGGTGAATTTAAAGTGGGCGAACCACGCCCGCTACACGGTACCCCTTACCACCTGAAACAGGGCCCGGTTATGTCACCCTATTATGCTCCATGTACAGAGCCCCCTTGGGCAGAGCTGGTGGCGGTTGATATTGAGCAGGGGAAAATACTATGGCAGTCACCACTGGGCACTCTCGACAAACTGGCTCCCGTGCCGATTCCGTTAAAATGGGGCACGCCCACCTTTGGCGGGCCGATGGTCACAGCGGGTGGTCTGGTCTTTATTGGTGCCACAGCGGACAACCGAATCAGAGCCTTTGATCTATCGACAGGAGAAGAAGTTTGGGAATTTGAGTTAGCTACCGGAGCTTTTACTCTCCCCATGAGCTACGAAATAAACGGCGTGCAATATATTGTTGTAGCGGCGGGAGGCCATCCTTTTATCTATCGCCGGCCCGGTGACTTTATTACCGCCTTTGCACTGGGGGAGCCACAAAGCGTCTGGGACCGACTACTTAAGCTATTTAACTAG
- a CDS encoding 7TM-DISM domain-containing protein: MFALLAALLSFQLVYPEILVDESFDQLFLQEQVRVLETPEALSYEQAIAKLTQGEFKTVAGQGLAYPSGKHYYWLHYRVRNTGSAPITVYTEIRNPHINYLQLFEWVIGDSAVTASKLTGDYTLFDTRPIDHRFYVFPSPLAAGETKEFLLFADKYNESMKLPIMLRSETNFLANSSQENALLGLYIGIYLVIIVCLVILNISRFKGIYFSLLTYVVSFALFAVANTGLGFQYIWREVYLFNSLSRPVLTLFAAVSLLIFCHFYFELGRPQHRKAMLVHRIARVYFSLNWLFFCLYYLLILLQLPLPGIVFIQWVQIGVALLPVYLIAMGVYFLVTDFRWKYAAFLLANVGILSAILIIVLEEMGVVQNVFLQENITMLALVLDFSVLTCVIGGDFYRLRIDNQQLSNSLSEALIEGGQQFVEGQQRERTRLAQELHDGASSRLSALQMRISALTTDDKALKQSLVNETQVIAQDIRRFSHNLSSVVLERYGFINAIEELLYSIEESETGFEVEFNYTEDSVASKSTERELYFMCLELINNAIKYSTGDHLLVEFRVSDTLYELIVSDNGDGYLSDNLSQSGLGLKGINWRLQLLKGEMKVEYRDGYQYHRIKIPRYSPGYI; encoded by the coding sequence ATGTTTGCTTTATTGGCCGCCCTGTTATCCTTCCAGCTGGTATACCCGGAGATTCTGGTCGACGAATCATTTGACCAGCTTTTTCTGCAAGAGCAGGTCAGGGTACTTGAGACCCCAGAGGCCCTAAGTTATGAGCAGGCGATAGCAAAGCTTACCCAGGGTGAATTTAAAACCGTGGCTGGCCAAGGCCTGGCTTACCCCAGCGGTAAACACTATTACTGGCTCCACTATCGGGTCAGGAATACCGGCAGTGCCCCCATTACGGTGTATACCGAAATCAGAAACCCGCATATCAACTATCTACAGTTATTTGAATGGGTGATTGGCGATAGTGCGGTGACGGCCTCTAAGCTCACGGGTGACTACACGCTCTTTGATACCCGGCCTATCGATCATCGCTTTTATGTCTTCCCTTCACCGCTGGCAGCCGGCGAGACCAAAGAATTTTTACTGTTTGCTGATAAGTACAATGAGTCGATGAAGCTGCCGATTATGTTGCGCAGCGAAACCAATTTCTTAGCTAACTCTAGTCAGGAAAACGCGCTACTAGGTCTTTATATTGGGATCTATCTGGTGATTATTGTTTGTCTGGTGATTTTAAATATTAGCCGCTTTAAAGGCATTTATTTTTCATTGCTCACTTATGTGGTGTCTTTTGCCCTCTTTGCGGTGGCCAATACAGGGCTTGGCTTTCAATATATCTGGCGTGAGGTCTATTTGTTTAATAGCTTGTCGCGTCCTGTCTTGACGCTGTTTGCCGCTGTGTCTTTGTTGATTTTTTGTCATTTTTATTTTGAACTGGGGCGTCCACAGCATCGCAAAGCCATGCTTGTTCACCGTATAGCCCGTGTCTACTTTTCCCTGAACTGGTTGTTCTTCTGTCTCTATTACCTGTTGATTTTATTGCAGTTGCCGCTGCCGGGTATTGTGTTTATTCAGTGGGTACAAATAGGGGTGGCCTTACTCCCGGTCTACCTGATCGCTATGGGAGTCTATTTTCTGGTCACGGATTTTCGCTGGAAGTATGCGGCTTTTTTATTGGCCAATGTGGGTATTTTGTCGGCGATATTGATTATTGTGCTGGAGGAGATGGGCGTTGTGCAAAATGTTTTTCTTCAGGAAAATATTACTATGCTAGCACTGGTACTGGATTTCTCCGTGCTTACCTGTGTGATCGGGGGGGATTTTTACCGGCTGAGAATTGATAACCAGCAGCTGAGTAATTCCTTGTCGGAAGCTTTGATTGAAGGTGGTCAGCAGTTTGTAGAAGGCCAGCAAAGGGAGCGAACCCGTTTGGCACAGGAGCTTCATGATGGTGCCAGTTCACGTTTGTCAGCCTTGCAAATGCGTATCTCTGCGTTAACTACCGATGACAAGGCCTTAAAGCAATCGCTGGTCAATGAAACACAGGTGATTGCGCAGGATATTCGTCGTTTTAGTCATAATTTAAGTTCAGTGGTATTGGAGCGTTATGGTTTTATCAATGCGATAGAAGAGTTGCTCTATTCCATTGAAGAGTCAGAAACCGGTTTTGAGGTGGAGTTTAATTATACGGAGGATAGTGTAGCGTCCAAATCGACCGAGCGGGAGTTATATTTTATGTGTCTGGAATTAATTAATAATGCTATTAAGTATTCCACCGGTGATCATTTATTGGTTGAATTTCGGGTCAGCGATACCCTGTATGAATTAATCGTTAGTGATAATGGTGATGGCTATCTGTCCGATAACTTAAGCCAGTCAGGGTTGGGGCTTAAGGGGATTAACTGGCGGCTGCAATTATTAAAAGGGGAAATGAAGGTAGAATACCGTGACGGTTATCAATACCACCGGATTAAAATACCTCGTTATTCGCCTGGATATATTTAA
- a CDS encoding dUTP diphosphatase, whose product MKQAFVTMLGMQDKMNQKVHADWITQRFEWYRAIWIECGELVEHYGYKWWKKQDPDMDQVKLEVIDIWHFGMSALFTEGETLEDIAELMQGQLIGYQYEGLGVREATEALAQDSLESKGFSVSLFWDLLNAVEMDFDDLYRQYVGKNVLNFFRQDNGYKEGTYIKQWQGREDNEHLVEILAELDSAAADYSDTVYQSLQQRYQSLTA is encoded by the coding sequence ATGAAACAAGCCTTTGTCACCATGTTAGGTATGCAAGATAAAATGAATCAAAAGGTGCATGCCGACTGGATTACCCAGCGGTTTGAGTGGTACCGGGCAATCTGGATTGAGTGTGGTGAGTTGGTTGAGCACTACGGCTATAAATGGTGGAAGAAGCAAGATCCAGATATGGATCAGGTTAAACTGGAAGTCATAGATATCTGGCATTTTGGTATGAGTGCCTTATTTACTGAAGGTGAAACACTGGAAGATATCGCCGAGTTAATGCAAGGCCAGTTAATCGGTTATCAGTATGAGGGCTTGGGTGTGCGTGAGGCTACCGAAGCGTTGGCCCAGGACAGTCTTGAGAGCAAAGGTTTTTCAGTGTCTTTATTTTGGGATTTGCTCAACGCTGTAGAGATGGATTTTGATGATCTGTATCGCCAGTATGTGGGTAAAAATGTGTTGAATTTTTTCCGTCAGGATAATGGCTACAAAGAGGGTACTTATATTAAGCAGTGGCAAGGCCGCGAAGATAACGAGCACTTGGTAGAGATTCTCGCAGAGTTGGATAGTGCTGCTGCGGACTATAGTGATACGGTCTATCAATCCCTGCAGCAGCGTTATCAATCGTTGACGGCCTAA
- a CDS encoding bifunctional transcriptional activator/DNA repair enzyme AdaA has protein sequence MNTLMHDICRYIETHHQQRLTLAVLAEQAGMSPAHFQKLFKKTIGVSPRQYQERCRIQQFKQSLKAGDSVTAAIQNTGYESTSRIYEKLDSHIGMTPNRYKKGGAGETISYASTLTAIGTAMIAATDRGICFLQLDECDALLLQRLKQEFPNAELQSIHASTQPLFDQWMQQLKVFLEGKVEVLDLPLDIIGTAFQHMVWQYLTTIPAGDLQSYTEVARGLGRPNSVRAVASACANNKIAIAIPCHRVIRGDGSLAGYKWGLSRKRRLIDLESSAIKKGE, from the coding sequence GTGAACACATTAATGCATGATATCTGCCGTTATATCGAAACGCATCATCAGCAGCGGTTAACGCTGGCAGTATTGGCTGAGCAGGCCGGTATGAGCCCGGCGCACTTTCAAAAACTTTTTAAAAAAACTATTGGTGTGTCTCCTCGGCAATACCAGGAGCGCTGCCGCATACAGCAGTTTAAGCAATCACTTAAAGCGGGAGATAGCGTCACCGCGGCTATTCAAAATACCGGTTATGAATCCACTTCCCGCATTTATGAAAAGCTCGATAGCCATATTGGTATGACCCCAAACCGTTATAAAAAAGGCGGAGCGGGGGAGACCATTTCCTATGCTTCAACGCTAACCGCTATCGGTACTGCCATGATTGCCGCTACAGATCGTGGCATTTGTTTTTTACAGTTAGATGAGTGCGATGCTTTATTGCTGCAACGGTTAAAGCAGGAGTTTCCCAATGCAGAACTGCAATCGATACACGCTTCTACGCAGCCATTATTTGATCAGTGGATGCAGCAGCTAAAGGTTTTTCTAGAGGGCAAGGTCGAGGTGTTGGACTTGCCACTGGATATTATCGGCACGGCCTTTCAACATATGGTCTGGCAGTATTTAACCACCATTCCTGCCGGTGACTTACAGTCCTATACCGAGGTTGCCAGAGGTTTGGGTCGGCCAAACTCTGTGCGCGCTGTAGCCAGTGCCTGTGCCAATAATAAAATAGCTATAGCAATACCCTGTCACCGGGTGATACGGGGCGACGGGAGTTTGGCTGGCTACAAATGGGGCTTGTCACGAAAGCGTCGGTTGATTGATCTGGAATCTTCAGCCATAAAAAAAGGCGAGTAG
- a CDS encoding hybrid sensor histidine kinase/response regulator, whose translation MRLLFSIIAASFLLFGSSAHANAIDLSQSGNTLQLNPLLDYLYDQEQSYHLGQIADPELSTELPWQDGQQRDRQLITQPGLYWFKGVLNNPSSQSITITLQTEYPSINVADLYLIDSSNTIETLYADAGMDDRFDNRPTPHRNLVNTLTLPANSRVTVVWRIYSEPLFQFRVTAWEPGHFTEYEQHRQMLYGMLYGILVVMALYNLFLYISTHQKSYIYYVLYVASAAYLIAADQGHIYQYIATDKAWAKLPIYALAYSFNILMFSQFCIYFLNLKKHSKALLKTIRLLSVIAALSIIVVIASNSLIALFLGLATTTALFAAALSSGVIVRKAGVISAGHFVIAIMILVFSLVADNMATVGLIRANGFTESLGAMGITLMLVFFSLALADRINQLQKESREAGRSMAKANEEKLKARTELLKSQMERIQLEQSSSEARLESRSKSDFLATMSHEIRTPMNHVLEKTELMKSTKLSDQQTQYLNTIERSSQSLLSIINDLQDFAKIEAGQMALDVASFNLETLLDDCISTFSLRAMEKKINFIADLEPGIEPVLKGDATKLRQIILNLLSNAFKFTEQGDILLKVSSTSKTSINCVELKFEIQDSGIGLTKAEQQRLFTPFQHADETTYGRYGGSGLGLAIGKQLAELMDGTIGVSSEAGHGSTFWFTARLLIDEHPDSSLLREKSSKLAGQRLLLLDPNPVSADIIARLLSSWKMDVVTATDVDHAQQQLSRALEEQQPFTVILAEYQLEGGNSLALAQQIQTNHKDCNFVLMATSRKLGSSTELSEAGIEIMLEKPVTNALLHDALTQAIVPPQQKAQQEAAIAVSTKTLTVLLAEDNQVNQLVIQGLLKKLNIIPDIAANGLQALHHYEQNDYDLILMDCEMPEMDGYEASHQIRAKEQQSGQSKVTIIALSAHARSDHKARALEAGMDAYLTKPITLNDLINALEAENLLLPENTQNPTAE comes from the coding sequence ATGCGCCTTTTATTTTCCATTATCGCCGCCTCCTTCCTGCTCTTTGGCAGCAGCGCCCATGCCAACGCGATTGACCTCAGTCAGTCCGGTAACACACTGCAACTAAACCCCCTGCTCGACTACCTCTATGACCAAGAGCAAAGCTATCATTTAGGGCAAATTGCCGACCCTGAGCTGTCGACTGAGCTACCCTGGCAAGACGGCCAACAGCGTGACCGGCAATTGATTACGCAACCGGGCTTGTACTGGTTTAAAGGCGTGCTGAATAACCCCAGCTCCCAGAGTATTACCATTACCTTGCAGACTGAATACCCCTCCATCAACGTTGCCGACTTGTATTTGATCGACAGCAGTAACACGATCGAAACCCTCTATGCCGATGCGGGTATGGATGACCGCTTTGATAATCGCCCAACCCCTCATCGCAATCTGGTGAATACCCTGACACTACCAGCCAATAGCCGTGTAACAGTGGTCTGGCGTATTTACAGCGAACCGCTGTTCCAGTTTCGGGTAACAGCCTGGGAGCCGGGTCACTTTACCGAGTATGAGCAACACCGCCAAATGCTCTATGGCATGCTATACGGCATTCTGGTGGTGATGGCCTTATACAATTTGTTTTTATATATTTCCACCCATCAGAAAAGCTATATTTACTATGTACTCTATGTGGCCAGTGCCGCCTATCTGATTGCTGCAGATCAGGGCCATATCTACCAATATATTGCCACCGACAAAGCCTGGGCCAAGCTCCCTATCTATGCACTTGCCTACAGCTTTAATATTCTGATGTTTTCCCAGTTCTGTATTTACTTCCTGAACCTGAAAAAACACTCTAAGGCCTTATTAAAAACTATTCGCCTACTCAGCGTGATTGCTGCACTCAGCATTATTGTGGTGATCGCCAGCAATAGCCTGATCGCCCTATTTCTAGGACTGGCCACCACCACCGCCCTGTTTGCCGCCGCCTTAAGTTCAGGGGTGATAGTACGTAAAGCCGGGGTGATTTCAGCGGGGCATTTTGTCATTGCCATTATGATTTTGGTGTTTTCTCTGGTGGCTGACAATATGGCCACCGTGGGCTTGATACGCGCCAACGGCTTTACCGAGAGTTTGGGTGCCATGGGAATCACCCTGATGCTGGTATTCTTTTCTCTGGCGCTGGCAGACCGTATTAATCAACTGCAAAAAGAAAGCCGTGAAGCGGGCCGCAGTATGGCCAAGGCCAACGAGGAAAAACTCAAAGCCAGAACCGAGCTGCTAAAATCGCAAATGGAACGTATCCAGCTTGAGCAAAGCTCCAGTGAAGCGCGCTTGGAGAGCCGTTCCAAAAGTGACTTTCTCGCTACCATGAGTCACGAAATCCGTACACCTATGAATCATGTGCTGGAAAAAACCGAGCTGATGAAGTCCACCAAACTCAGCGATCAGCAAACCCAATACCTGAATACTATCGAGCGCTCCAGTCAGTCACTGCTTAGCATTATTAACGACTTGCAGGACTTCGCCAAAATAGAAGCGGGTCAAATGGCCCTCGATGTGGCCAGCTTTAACCTCGAAACCCTGCTTGATGACTGCATCTCTACCTTTTCCCTGCGGGCTATGGAAAAGAAGATCAACTTTATTGCTGACCTTGAACCCGGCATTGAACCGGTATTAAAAGGCGACGCCACCAAACTGCGGCAAATTATTCTCAACCTGCTTAGTAACGCGTTTAAATTTACCGAACAGGGGGACATTTTGCTAAAAGTGTCCAGCACCTCAAAAACCAGTATTAACTGCGTAGAGCTTAAATTTGAAATCCAGGACAGCGGCATTGGCTTAACCAAAGCCGAGCAACAAAGGCTGTTTACCCCCTTCCAGCATGCCGACGAAACCACCTATGGTCGCTATGGTGGCAGCGGGCTTGGTCTGGCTATTGGTAAACAACTGGCCGAGTTAATGGATGGCACGATTGGTGTAAGCAGTGAAGCAGGTCATGGGTCAACCTTCTGGTTTACCGCAAGACTATTAATTGACGAGCACCCTGACAGCTCCTTGCTTAGGGAGAAATCATCAAAGCTCGCTGGTCAGCGTTTATTACTGCTCGACCCCAACCCCGTCTCTGCGGATATTATCGCCAGACTGCTAAGCTCATGGAAAATGGACGTGGTAACCGCGACCGATGTCGATCATGCCCAGCAGCAATTATCCCGTGCACTGGAAGAACAGCAGCCCTTTACCGTTATATTGGCTGAGTACCAACTGGAAGGTGGTAATAGCCTGGCACTGGCACAACAGATTCAAACCAACCACAAGGACTGCAATTTTGTGTTAATGGCGACCAGCCGAAAACTGGGCTCATCCACTGAGCTTAGTGAAGCCGGTATTGAGATTATGCTGGAAAAACCGGTCACCAATGCCCTGCTACATGACGCCCTGACCCAGGCTATCGTGCCCCCCCAGCAAAAGGCCCAACAGGAAGCGGCCATCGCGGTCAGCACAAAAACCTTAACAGTGCTGTTGGCAGAAGATAATCAGGTCAACCAACTGGTCATTCAGGGGCTACTGAAAAAGCTCAATATTATTCCCGATATTGCCGCCAACGGTCTGCAAGCCCTGCATCACTATGAACAAAACGACTACGACCTTATCTTAATGGACTGCGAAATGCCTGAAATGGATGGCTATGAAGCCAGCCATCAGATCCGGGCCAAGGAACAACAGTCGGGTCAAAGCAAGGTCACCATTATTGCCCTAAGCGCCCATGCGCGTAGTGACCACAAGGCCCGTGCACTGGAAGCCGGTATGGATGCCTACCTGACCAAGCCTATTACCTTAAACGACCTGATCAATGCTCTGGAAGCTGAGAATTTACTGTTACCGGAGAATACACAGAACCCAACGGCTGAATAA